In Sphingobacterium sp. PCS056, the following proteins share a genomic window:
- a CDS encoding recombinase family protein, with translation MEKTAYALGYRRLSSRDQSNYSLEYQEKAIKDYCNRYNLELLTMFTDNGECSDTFDRADFIALEDYIKNQKGKARYLIIFAHDRFSRDLSEALAKIKSLENKYKIKVLAVDEPIDLDIEDPDVFLQRAFKYLMANQELLRIRQRTRKGIRMATESGRFINKAPYGYRNSTDRSGKGIIVVDSDEAEIVRMIFEEFLKGTPLSGIVEMARSKGFALKGKSAIPRILEKCTYAGLVRVKADKHNPEKFVKSLHQPIIRELDYWRVQEKLGNRKPCKVQPKDDFPLRGIVNCWCGRKMTAGYSKGKYKYYMYYRCLDHGDKNYPGEKLHAQFEDILSEISLSERQLAFVKKNCKAMLEKKNESSKLLLQTRIKNLEEVDKKIDKLEERLINEEIEGYTYKRWHKKFMEEKAILKSEIDDTLYNNGSKEWAELQRYLPHFSNLKEIYQKADIRDKHALVRELFKADITYFEGSFRTSDVNALFFDNALGINEKGFLKIEKPSSFSGSSPFRT, from the coding sequence ATGGAAAAAACAGCGTACGCCCTGGGGTATCGGAGACTAAGTAGTCGCGATCAATCCAATTATTCATTGGAATATCAGGAAAAGGCAATAAAGGATTATTGTAATCGCTATAATCTCGAACTGTTAACTATGTTTACCGATAACGGGGAATGTAGTGATACTTTTGATCGGGCTGACTTTATAGCATTGGAAGATTACATTAAAAACCAAAAGGGTAAAGCCCGTTATCTGATCATATTTGCGCATGATCGCTTCAGTCGGGACTTATCGGAAGCCTTAGCTAAAATCAAATCATTAGAGAATAAGTATAAAATAAAGGTTTTGGCAGTTGATGAGCCAATTGATCTTGACATTGAAGATCCTGATGTTTTTTTACAGCGAGCCTTTAAATATCTAATGGCTAATCAAGAGCTGTTGAGGATTCGGCAAAGAACCCGTAAGGGAATACGCATGGCTACTGAAAGTGGAAGATTTATCAATAAGGCTCCGTATGGATACCGTAACTCCACAGATCGTTCAGGTAAAGGAATTATTGTTGTTGATTCTGATGAAGCAGAAATTGTACGTATGATTTTCGAGGAATTTCTAAAAGGTACTCCGTTGTCAGGGATTGTCGAAATGGCAAGATCAAAAGGTTTTGCGTTAAAGGGAAAAAGCGCCATTCCTCGAATACTTGAAAAATGTACCTATGCAGGCTTGGTTCGCGTGAAGGCAGATAAGCATAATCCGGAGAAATTCGTAAAATCTCTTCATCAACCCATTATTCGTGAGTTGGATTATTGGAGAGTGCAGGAAAAATTAGGGAATAGAAAGCCCTGTAAAGTGCAGCCAAAAGATGACTTCCCTTTAAGAGGTATAGTTAATTGTTGGTGTGGTAGAAAAATGACTGCTGGGTATTCAAAAGGTAAATACAAGTACTATATGTATTACAGGTGTCTTGATCACGGAGATAAGAATTATCCCGGTGAAAAACTGCATGCGCAGTTCGAGGATATCTTATCGGAGATCAGTCTTTCGGAGAGACAGTTGGCATTTGTAAAAAAGAACTGTAAAGCGATGCTCGAGAAAAAAAATGAATCTAGTAAGTTATTGCTTCAAACCAGAATTAAAAACCTTGAGGAGGTTGATAAAAAGATCGATAAGCTAGAAGAGCGTTTAATTAATGAAGAAATTGAGGGCTATACATACAAAAGATGGCATAAAAAGTTTATGGAGGAAAAGGCTATTTTAAAAAGTGAAATTGATGATACTTTATATAATAATGGTTCAAAAGAATGGGCGGAATTACAAAGGTATTTACCACACTTTTCTAATTTAAAAGAGATCTATCAAAAAGCTGATATTAGGGATAAACATGCACTGGTTAGGGAGTTGTTCAAAGCTGATATCACATACTTTGAGGGTAGCTTTCGAACTTCTGATGTTAATGCTTTATTTTTTGACAATGCATTGGGAATCAATGAAAAAGGGTTCCTCAAAATTGAGAAACCCTCTTCTTTTTCGGGGTCTTCCCCCTTCCGTACCTAG